Part of the Rhizobiales bacterium NRL2 genome is shown below.
CGTATCCTTACCGGCCGATGGCTGCGAGAAATAGGCCAGTGAGGAGGAGTATCGTTCCGGCGCTGTGAGAAAGAGCTTGTGACAGCCCTCCGAGCAGAAAAAATACGCCCAGCCCTCACACTCCTCCTGGGCGACGGCCTTTTCGGGCGTCAGGCGCATGCCGCATACTGGGTCGGTTACCATTACGTCTTTTTCGGGTTCGAAGCCGGCCATCAGTGAAACACCATCCCTTCGATGTGAAAGCCCGCGTCGACGTAGAGCGTTTCCCCGGTGATGGCGCTCGTATAATCGCTCGCCAGCATAAGCGCCGTACGTCCCACCTCGCAGGCGTCCACCGTGCGCCGCAGCGGCGCCTTGCGGACGGTCTCATTCAATAGTTCGTCGAAATGCTCGATGCCCGAGGCCGCACGTGTCGCGACCGCCCCGGCCGAAATCGCGTTCACCCGGATCGCCTTGCCACCGTGTTCATGGGCCAGGTAGCGTACAGACGCTTCAAGGGCGGCCTTCACTGGCCCCATGACATTGTAATGATCGACCACTTTTTCTGCGCCGTAGTAGCTGAGCGTCGTCAAGCTGCCACCTTTGTCCATGAGCGGCTCGGCGAGCTTCGCCATACGGATGAAGGAGTGGCACGAGATAAGCATCGATTCAGCGAAGCCTTCTCCCGAACAATCGGTCAACCGGCCATGGAGATCTTCCTTACGGGCCCATGCGATCGCATGAAACAGAAAATCCAATCGGCCCCATTTCTGCTCGATCTCCCCGAAGACGGCCTCCAATTGTCCCGGCTCGGCGACATTGCAGGGCAGGAAAAGTTGCGCGTCCACCTGTTGCGAAAGCGGCTCAACAAAGGGCTTGGCCTTGTCGTTCAGATAGGTGATGGCAAGATCGGCGCCGGCGTTCCCAAAATGCTGGGCCGCCGACCAGGCCAAACTGTGTTCGTTGGCAATTCCCACCACCAACCCCTTCCGGCCTTTCATATCGATGAGTTCCATTTTTGCGCTTGCTCCTTTCTCCGGCCAGGCGGGCCAGGCGCGATCCGTCTCGCCGCGCACGATATTATTCGGGACCAGACATAGCTGCGGACGACAGGGTCACAGCCTGGGTCAGGGCATCAGCACATAGGTGCCGGGCGCTTCGCCCAGCCGCCGATAGCCCTTGCGCGCCGCCCCCAGGCCAGGGGGCTTAACGGGTTCACCCGAATGGTCGCTAAGCCACCCTAGCCAACAGGGCCACCATGAACCCTCATGGTGGGTGGCCCGCGCCTGCCAGGCGTCAGGGTCCAGGTAGGCCGCGAGATCATCGTGGGTGGCGATCTGGTGACGACGCCGGGTGTTGCCAGGTGGGCTCACAATGCCGGCATTGTGGCCGCCATTGGATAGTACGAAGGTAACATCGGCATTGGTTTGGCTGTGGATCTTGTAAACCGACCGCCACGGCGCGACATGGTCCGAGAGCGTGCTGACCGCAAAAATCGGAATGCGGATGTCATGCAACGACACCGGGCGACCGTCGACGCGATAGCGTTCGTCCGCCAGATCATTGTCGAGGAACAGCTGCCGGAGATATTCGGAGTGCATCCTGGCAGGCATGCGCGTGGCGTCAGCATTCCACGCCATCAGGTCGAACATCGGTCGGCGCTCTCCCATGAGATAATTCTGAACCATGGCCGACCAGATGAGGTCGTTGGAGCGAAGCAGCTGGAACGTGCCGGCCATCTGCTTGGTATCGAGACAGCCCTGCTCGGCCATGATGTCCTCGAGAAAGCTGACCTGGGCCTCGTCAATGAACAGCATCAATTCGCCGGCTTCCGTGAAGTCCGTCTGCGCGGCGAAGAGGGTCATGGTTGCCAGCCGGTCGTCGCCATCGCGGACCATGGCCGCCGCAGCAATCGACAAGAGCGTTCCACCGAGGCAGTAGCCGACGCCGTGGACGCGGCTTTCCGGCGCGATAGCTGACACCGCGTCGAGCGCGGCCATGACGCCCAGCCGGCGATAGTCCTCCATACCAAGGTCGCGATCTTCGACCGTCGGATTTTTCCAGGAGATCATGAAGACCGTGTGACCCTTCTCGACCAAGTATTTCACCAGCGAGTTCTCGGGGCTAAGGTCGAGGATATAGTATTTCATGATCCAGGCAGGCACGATCAGGATAGGCTCGGGATGAACCTTATCCGTCGCCGGCATGTATTGGATCAGTTCGATCAATTCGTTACGGAAAATCACTTGGCCCGGTGTAACCGCCAGGTTGTCGCCGACCGCGAACCGTTCCGTGCCGGCAGGTCGCCCCCCACTGACCGCGCGTTGCCAGTCTTCGAAGAAGTTCACCGCGCCGCGCACCAGATTTTGGCCCCCGGTATCGAGGGTCTCCTTCAGGACCTCGGGGTTGCTCGACGGAAAATTCGCAGGCGACATCATATCGAGCAACTGCCGGGCAACGAAGGAAACGACCTCTTCATGGTGCCTGGAGACGCCGGAGATGCCGGTTGTGGCGTTGTGCCACCATTGCTGGGTCAGGAGAAAACCTTGATAGATCGCGTTATATGGCCATGCCTGCCACGGATCGCCGGCAAAGCGTTTGTCCTGCGGCAGGGGCTCGATGCAGGCCTCGCAATGAGGATCCGAGCAAGCCCGTGAACAGTATTCCAGATAGCGCGCCCATTTGCGGACGGCCTTCTGAACTAGTTCTATTTGCTTGTCGGGCGACATGACGAGATGCTGCGCCCAGTCCGTATACGCTTGAGCAAGCGCCACGGGTGACACACCGGCGGTGATCTGCCCGAGTGTCGCATGGAGAGGTTGATCCAGGGATAAACCCCTCCCCAACGGTTCGTTGCGAGGCGTTGCCAGCGCGGTTTGCTCCGTTCGTACTTTCGTTGGATGGTGCCCCATGGTTCACGCTCCCATCGGACAGCACGCGGCTTCAGGTTGAGCCGCGCAATGAATGGCCGATTCCGATTCTCCTCGTTGCAACTGCTGCGACCGAGGCAGCGCAGATTGATGCATCAGGACGGCGAGCGCCAGCGCCGCCAACCGGGCGGCCGGCGGATCGGCGCGGGAGCTGAGCACCACCGGCGTGGCGAGGCCCATGACGACGCCCGCCGCCGTGGCGCCGGCCAGATATTCGAGATTCTTGGTCAAGATGTTGCCGGAAACGAGATCGGGGACCAGCAGGATATCGACATCTCCGGAGACCTCCGAGACGATGCCTTTCTCGCGGGCTGCGACGGCTGAGATGGCGTTGTCAAAGGCCATTGGGCCGTCGACGATCGCACCTGCAATCTGGCCCCGTTTGGCCATCAAAGCGAGACAGGCCGCGTCGAGGGTTGATGCAATGGCCGGATTGACCGTCTCGACTGCGGACAACACAGCTGCCTTCGGTGTTTCTATGCCAAGGAGCGTGAAAAGCGCGATGGCGTTCTCAAGAATCTGCGCTTTCGCGTTGAGGTCCGGCATGATGTTGATGGCCGCGTCCGTGATCGCGAGGAGCTTCGGATAGGCTGGAATGTCGACCATGAAGACGTGGCTGACGCGGCGACCTGGGAGTCTGAGGCCGCGGTCCGTGTCTAGCAGGGCCCGCATGAAGGCATCGGTGTGAATGTGACCCTTCATGACCGCGTCGGCATCGCCGTTTCGGACGAGATCGACACCGGCGCGGGCCATATCGGGGTCGCTCTTTG
Proteins encoded:
- a CDS encoding enoyl-[acyl-carrier-protein] reductase, giving the protein MELIDMKGRKGLVVGIANEHSLAWSAAQHFGNAGADLAITYLNDKAKPFVEPLSQQVDAQLFLPCNVAEPGQLEAVFGEIEQKWGRLDFLFHAIAWARKEDLHGRLTDCSGEGFAESMLISCHSFIRMAKLAEPLMDKGGSLTTLSYYGAEKVVDHYNVMGPVKAALEASVRYLAHEHGGKAIRVNAISAGAVATRAASGIEHFDELLNETVRKAPLRRTVDACEVGRTALMLASDYTSAITGETLYVDAGFHIEGMVFH
- a CDS encoding poly-beta-hydroxybutyrate polymerase yields the protein MGHHPTKVRTEQTALATPRNEPLGRGLSLDQPLHATLGQITAGVSPVALAQAYTDWAQHLVMSPDKQIELVQKAVRKWARYLEYCSRACSDPHCEACIEPLPQDKRFAGDPWQAWPYNAIYQGFLLTQQWWHNATTGISGVSRHHEEVVSFVARQLLDMMSPANFPSSNPEVLKETLDTGGQNLVRGAVNFFEDWQRAVSGGRPAGTERFAVGDNLAVTPGQVIFRNELIELIQYMPATDKVHPEPILIVPAWIMKYYILDLSPENSLVKYLVEKGHTVFMISWKNPTVEDRDLGMEDYRRLGVMAALDAVSAIAPESRVHGVGYCLGGTLLSIAAAAMVRDGDDRLATMTLFAAQTDFTEAGELMLFIDEAQVSFLEDIMAEQGCLDTKQMAGTFQLLRSNDLIWSAMVQNYLMGERRPMFDLMAWNADATRMPARMHSEYLRQLFLDNDLADERYRVDGRPVSLHDIRIPIFAVSTLSDHVAPWRSVYKIHSQTNADVTFVLSNGGHNAGIVSPPGNTRRRHQIATHDDLAAYLDPDAWQARATHHEGSWWPCWLGWLSDHSGEPVKPPGLGAARKGYRRLGEAPGTYVLMP
- a CDS encoding phosphate acetyltransferase, encoding MVDHPATLEDLVARAKERTPIRVAVVAADQGLVLETVQEAVALGLIVPRLVGDPDAILDCAASSNVEIDRAAIISAKSDPDMARAGVDLVRNGDADAVMKGHIHTDAFMRALLDTDRGLRLPGRRVSHVFMVDIPAYPKLLAITDAAINIMPDLNAKAQILENAIALFTLLGIETPKAAVLSAVETVNPAIASTLDAACLALMAKRGQIAGAIVDGPMAFDNAISAVAAREKGIVSEVSGDVDILLVPDLVSGNILTKNLEYLAGATAAGVVMGLATPVVLSSRADPPAARLAALALAVLMHQSALPRSQQLQRGESESAIHCAAQPEAACCPMGA